One Natator depressus isolate rNatDep1 chromosome 5, rNatDep2.hap1, whole genome shotgun sequence DNA segment encodes these proteins:
- the LOC141988001 gene encoding LOW QUALITY PROTEIN: perilipin-3-like (The sequence of the model RefSeq protein was modified relative to this genomic sequence to represent the inferred CDS: inserted 1 base in 1 codon), with product MEEPGGGLSIGEGLVVWKFATQYSFLGLAGTSHSTMSAKENEPEVEIQAEEQQTAADRVAGMPLVSSACEMASASYAATKETHPAIKGVCEVAETGVRAITSAAINGARPLLAQLEPQLAAANEYACRGLDRLEEQLPILQQPIEKVALDAQDLVRATMVGAKDAVCSMVTEAKDAVTSMVGVAQGAVQESVEVTKSAVTSSMSTVMGSSMGQMAASGIDTALGKSEQLVDYYLPMTEEALAELATTPVXGPGEAPAERRSYYVRLGSLSSTLRQRAYQHALGKMRQARQSTLEALSQLQQTIDLIKQAVDQKLHNGQDRLYQMWLQCFRGKLEGQEEPDSAKQVEAQALATSQSLTQQLTTTCLTLLGSIQGLPSTVQDKAQQVSSSIEELQASFFSSAGCFHDLSSHTLAQSREMVTKAQESLDELLEYVMQNIPLDWIVGPFTPTGDSPPCPNEMVEEGKKVEA from the exons ATGGAAGA ACCTGGGGGAGGTCTGAGTATTGGTGAAGGATTAGTAGTGTGGAAGTTTG CCACTCAATATTCCTTTTTGGGTCTTGCAGGGACATCTCACTCCACCATGTCTGCTAAGGAAAATGAACCAGAGGTGGAGATCCAGGCAGAGGAGCAACAG ACTGCAGCAGACAGGGTGGCTGGCATGCCCTTGGTCAGCTCTGCCTGTGAGATGGCCTCTGCCAGCTACGCTGCCACCAAAGAGACCCACCCAGCCATCAAAGGTGTCTGTGAGGTGGCAGAGACTGGGGTGAGGGCCATCACCTCTGCTGCCATCAATGGGGCACGGCCCCTCCTGGCCCAATTGGAGCCACAGC TTGCAGCAGCCAATGAATATGCCTGTCGGGGTCTGGACAGactggaggagcagctgcccatCCTGCAGCAGCCGATTGAGAAG GTGGCTTTGGATGCCCAAGACCTCGTGCGTGCCACAATGGTGGGTGCCAAGGATGCAGTCTGCAGCATGGTCACTGAGGCCAAGGATGCAGTGACCAGCATGGTGGGCGTGGCCCAAGGGGCTGTCCAGGAGAGCGTGGAGGTGACCAAATCTGCCGTGACCAGCAGCATGAGCACAGTGATGGGCTCCAGCATGGGGCAGATGGCTGCCAGTGGCATAGACACAGCATTGGGGAAATCTGAGCAGCTGGTGGACTACTACCTCCCCATGACAGAGGAGGCGCTCG CTGAGCTTGCCACAACTCCCG GAGGGCCTGGAGAGGCTCCTGCAGAGCGGCGGAGTTACTACGTGCGTCTGGGTTCCCTTTCGAGCACGCTGCGCCAGCGAGCCTACCAGCACGCCCTGGGCAAGATGAGACAAGCCAGGCAGAGCACCCTGGAGgccctctcccagctccagcaaaCCATTGACCTG atcAAGCAGGCCGTAGATCAGAAGCTTCACAATGGCCAGGACCGTCTGTACCAGATGTGGCTCCAGTGCTTCAGGGGGAAGTTGGAAGGGCAGGAGGAACCAGACTCCGCAAAG CAGGTTGAAGCTCAGGCTCTAGCCACGTCCCAGAGCCTCACCCAGCAACTGACAACGACCTGCCTTACTCTCCTGGGCAGCATCCAGGGCCTTCCCAGCACTGTCCAGGACAAGGCCCAGCAGGTCTCGAGCAGTATAGAAGAGCTACAGGCCTCCTTCTTCTCCAGTGCCGGATGTTTCCACGATCTGTCCAGCCATACCCTTGCCCAGAGTCGGGAGATGGTGaccaaggcccaggagtccctggATGAGCTGCTGGAATACGTGATGCAGAACATTCCCCTCGACTGGATCGTGGGACCCTTCACTCCCACTGGAGACTCCCCACCGTGTCCTAATGagatggtggaggaaggaaagaaggtgGAGGCCTGA
- the LOC141987087 gene encoding perilipin-3-like produces the protein MSAKENEPQVEIQAEEQQTAGDRVAGLPLVSSACEMASASYAATKETHPAIKAVCEVAETGVRAITSAAITGARPILDQLEPQLAAANEYACRGLDRLEEQLPILQQPIEKVALDAQDLVRATVVGAQDAVCSTVTEAKDAVTSMVGVAQGAVQESVEVTKSAVTSSMSTVMASTMGQMAASGIDTALGKSEQLVDYCLPMTEEELAELATTPLEGPGEAPAEQRSYYVRLGSLSSTLRQRAYQHALGKMRQARQRTLEALSQLQQIIDLINHAKQAVDQKLHNGQDCLYQMWLQCCRGKLEGQEEPDSTKVEAQALATSQSLTQQLKTTCLTLLGSIQGLPSTIQDKAQQVSSSIEELQASFSSAGCFQDLSSSALARSREIVTKAQESLGELLEYVMQNIPLDWIVGPFTPAGDSPPCPDEMVEEGKKLEA, from the exons ATGTCTGCTAAGGAAAATGAACCACAGGTGGAGATCCAGGCAGAAGAGCAACAG acTGCAGGGGACAGGGTGGCTGGCCTGCCCTTGGTCAGCTCTGCCTGTGAGATGGCCTCTGCCAGCTACGCTGCCACCAAAGAGACCCACCCAGCCATCAAAGCGGTCTGTGAGGTGGCAGAGACAGGGGTGAGGGCCATCACGTCTGCTGCCATCACCGGGGCACGGCCCATCCTGGACCAGCTGGAGCCACAGC TTGCAGCAGCCAATGAATATGCCTGTCGGGGTCTGGACAGactggaggagcagctgcccatCCTGCAGCAGCCGATTGAGAAG GTGGCTTTGGATGCCCAAGACCTTGTGCGTGCCACAGTGGTGGGTGCCCAGGATGCAGTCTGCAGCACGGTCACTGAGGCCAAGGATGCAGTGACCAGCATGGTGGGCGTGGCCCAAGGGGCTGTCCAGGAGAGTGTGGAGGTGACCAAATCCGCTGTGACCAGCAGCATGAGCACAGTGATGGCCTCCACTATGGGGCAGATGGCTGCGAGTGGCATAGACACAGCATTGGGGAAATCTGAGCAGCTGGTGGACTACTGTCTCCCCATGACAGAGGAGGAGCTTG CTGAGCTTGCCACAACTCCCCTTGAGGGGCCTGGAGAGGCTCCTGCAGAGCAGCGGAGTTACTACGTGCGTCTGGGTTCCCTGTCGAGCACGCTGCGCCAGCGAGCCTACCAGCACGCCCTGGGCAAGATGAGACAAGCCAGGCAGCGCACCCTGGAGgccctctcccagctccagcaaaTCATTGACCTG atcAACCATGCCAAGCAGGCTGTAGATCAGAAGCTTCACAATGGCCAGGACTGTCTGTACCAGATGTGGCTCCAGTGCTGCAGGGGGAAGTTGGAAGGGCAGGAGGAACCAGACTCCACAAAG GTTGAAGCTCAGGCTCTAGCCACGTCCCAGAGCCTCACCCAGCAACTGAAAACCACCTGCCTTACTCTCCTGGGCAGCATCCAGGGCCTTCCCAGCACTATCCAGGACAAGGCCCAGCAGGTCTCGAGCAGTATAGAAGAGCTCCAGGCCTCCTTCTCCAGTGCCGGCTGTTTCCAGGATCTGTCCAGCAGTGCCCTTGCCCGGAGTCGGGAGATCGTAaccaaggcccaggagtccctgggggagctgctggaATATGTGATGCAGAACATTCCCCTGGACTGGATCGTGGGACCCTTCACTCCTGCTGGAGACTCCCCACCATGTCCTGATGagatggtggaggaaggaaagaagctGGAGGCCTGA